One Candidatus Zixiibacteriota bacterium genomic window carries:
- a CDS encoding serine hydrolase: protein MRKSFLLRTTAGVLVFAAALLLAATVPAADKTAELDAYLSAACDVLRFQGAVLVADDGVPVFVKGYGMADVAHGQPNTPETEFLIGSVTKQFTAAAILQLQEQGTLSVHDPISKFLPDFPKATGDRITVHHLLTHTSGLVSYTDIDSLMARRGLDMTAREIVASFKDLPLQFEPGAMYRYCNSGYFLLGLIIEAVSGQTYADYLAEHIFRPLGMTHTTYPPNERTPNRAVGYVAPEDTLVPADPISMTLPYAAGALASTVGDLLIWDQALYGDRVLSEDSRKQMYTPALENYGYGWMVAERFGRREISHGGGIDGFTSVIARYPDDRLTIIVLCNNMSANAAGLGSTLAAIMFDQPYDRPVRKTPAAADPASFDALVGVYRVGDNSYRVIRRDGDNLYSQRTGGPVFQVFPEAPDKFFFENDNSTTLVFIRDQAGAVVAHLIHQSGVDTRCDRVTGPLADSLMAERAVVPIDPAVFARLVGDYELAPGFVLTFRARDGRFFSQATGQQEFEIFPAGETEYFLRVVDAQITFQLDPATGRATGLILHQGGRDMPAKKIK, encoded by the coding sequence ATGCGCAAATCGTTCCTGCTCCGTACAACCGCCGGCGTGCTGGTGTTCGCCGCTGCGCTCCTGCTGGCGGCCACCGTGCCGGCCGCCGACAAAACGGCCGAACTCGATGCCTATCTCAGCGCCGCCTGCGATGTCCTCCGGTTCCAGGGAGCCGTGCTTGTGGCCGACGACGGCGTTCCCGTTTTCGTCAAAGGCTACGGCATGGCCGACGTCGCCCACGGCCAGCCCAACACCCCCGAGACCGAGTTCCTCATCGGCTCGGTCACCAAGCAGTTCACCGCGGCCGCCATCCTGCAGCTCCAGGAGCAGGGGACACTCAGCGTCCACGACCCGATCTCGAAATTCCTCCCCGACTTCCCGAAAGCCACCGGCGACCGAATCACGGTCCACCACCTTCTCACCCACACCTCCGGCCTAGTCAGCTACACCGACATCGACAGCCTCATGGCTCGCCGCGGCTTGGACATGACGGCCCGCGAAATTGTCGCTTCCTTCAAAGATCTGCCGCTGCAGTTCGAGCCGGGGGCGATGTACCGCTACTGCAACTCCGGCTACTTCCTCCTCGGGCTGATTATCGAAGCTGTCTCGGGGCAGACCTACGCCGATTACCTGGCGGAGCACATCTTTCGCCCCCTCGGCATGACGCACACGACCTACCCCCCGAACGAGCGGACCCCCAACCGTGCGGTCGGCTACGTGGCTCCGGAAGATACACTCGTCCCGGCCGATCCGATCTCGATGACCCTCCCGTATGCCGCGGGCGCCCTCGCCTCCACGGTCGGCGACCTGCTCATCTGGGACCAGGCGCTCTACGGCGACCGGGTTCTCTCGGAAGACTCCCGGAAGCAGATGTACACCCCCGCCCTGGAGAACTACGGGTACGGCTGGATGGTGGCGGAACGGTTCGGCCGGCGCGAGATTTCCCACGGCGGCGGCATCGATGGTTTCACCAGCGTCATCGCCCGCTACCCCGACGACCGGCTGACCATCATCGTCCTGTGCAACAACATGTCGGCCAATGCCGCCGGCCTCGGCTCCACGCTCGCCGCGATCATGTTCGACCAGCCCTATGACCGGCCGGTCCGGAAAACACCGGCGGCGGCCGACCCCGCCTCGTTCGATGCCCTCGTCGGCGTCTACCGGGTCGGCGACAACTCGTACCGGGTGATTCGCCGCGACGGCGACAACCTCTACTCGCAGCGGACCGGCGGCCCGGTCTTCCAGGTCTTCCCCGAGGCCCCCGACAAATTCTTCTTCGAGAACGACAATTCGACGACACTCGTTTTCATCCGCGACCAGGCGGGCGCGGTGGTGGCCCACCTGATCCACCAGTCGGGCGTCGACACCCGCTGCGACCGGGTCACCGGACCGCTCGCGGACAGCCTCATGGCGGAGCGGGCGGTGGTCCCGATCGACCCGGCGGTCTTCGCGCGTCTGGTCGGCGACTACGAACTCGCGCCGGGGTTTGTCCTCACGTTTCGCGCCCGCGACGGCCGCTTCTTCTCGCAGGCCACCGGCCAGCAGGAATTCGAAATCTTCCCCGCCGGCGAAACCGAATACTTCCTGCGTGTTGTCGACGCGCAGATCACATTCCAGCTCGACCCGGCGACCGGCCGCGCCACCGGCCTGATCCTCCACCAGGGAGGTCGCGACATGCCGGCCAAGAAGATCAAGTGA